In Cotesia glomerata isolate CgM1 linkage group LG3, MPM_Cglom_v2.3, whole genome shotgun sequence, one genomic interval encodes:
- the LOC123262016 gene encoding uncharacterized protein LOC123262016, translated as MKTETIHQVYAITDFLSYLKIWEAKANEEKELNKKNKRKKKKQKENNESDENEKFFFAITLSTLNGLKITLQSTLELSEFLQRECNFDYLMMSRPNQDQLEKFFGIMRSVCRCNDHPDTILFGQVFRLLCSYSLVTPPKGSNVTAGELLQSLMQTKESFAAANTLKKNRLADIDAVIENGIVNNEASFPGDINGNTALQKVSVAKTPFESVLDEDSDEEAVDNGCSFVRKPFESILDEDSDCDVDENEHSHQDYYDPFNDLLDMENSNGNSLDECQENTDRSQDEEEEDPDFRDDPHYHHDYDVVSTSDDVVAYIAGYMARKVQRLSPCCDCIETLRSDNPSQRDEVIELMSNGELTFPSDDLFKVIRKLEKIVLTVVGTKTVNINTMHKILERVAKAKYLPILGCDTHKKKLMAKILNNFIVMRGNFLVNLINRTLNERKNMTKKHRKNCKLS; from the exons GCTAAAGCAAATGAGGAGAAAGAacttaataaaaagaataagaGAAAGAAGAAGAAACAAAAAGAGAATAATGAAAGTgacgaaaatgaaaaatttttctttgccATTACTCTCAGTACACTAAATGGATTAAAAATTACGTTGCAATCGACTCTTGAGTTGAGTGAATTTCTGCAAAGAGAGTGCAACtttgattatttaatgatgTCACGCCCAAACCAGGACCAATTAGAA AAATTCTTTGGCATAATGCGAAGTGTTTGTCGGTGCAATGACCACCCTGATACCATTCTTTTCGGGCAAGTTTTTCGTCTATTATGTTCCTACTCATTGGTCACCCCACCGAAAGGGTCCAACGTTACTGCTGGCGAGCTTCTTCAATCTTTGATGCAGACAAAAGAATCTTTTGCTGCTGCAAAtacgttgaaaaaaaataggcTTGCAGATATTGATGCTGTAATTGAAAATGGGATTGTTAACAACGAAGCTTCATTTCCCGGAGATATCAATGGTAATACTGCCCTTCAAAAGGTTTCTGTTGCTAAAACACCTTTCGAGAGTGTGCTTGACGAAGATAGTGATGAAGAAGCTGTGGACAATGGTTGTTCTTTTGTTAGAAAACCATTTGAAAGTATTTTAGATGAAGACAGTGATTGTGATGTTGATGAAAATGAACATTCACATCAGGATTATTACGACCCGTTTAATGATTTATTGGACATGGAAAATTCTAATGGTAACTCTTTAGATGAGTGCCAAGAGAACACTGATCGTAGTCaagatgaagaagaagaagatccCGATTTTCGTGATGATCCACATTATCATCATGATTATGATGTTGTTTCCACAAGTGATGATGTAGTAGCTTACATCGCTGGATATATGGCGCGAAAAGTTCAACGATTATCCCCGTGTTGTGACTGCATCGAAACCTTACGCTCGGATAATCCTTCTCAACGTGACGAAGTCATAGAATTAATGAGCAATGGTGAATTGACATTTCCTAGTGATGAtctttttaaagtaataagAAAACTCGAGAAAATCGTTCTAACTGTTGTCGGTACTAAAACAGTGAATATAAATACCAtgcataaaattttagagagaGTAGCTAAAGCTAAGTATTTACCTATTTTAGGCTGTGatactcataaaaaaaaacttatggctaagattttaaataattttatagtgaTGCGCGGAAATTTTCTAGTTAATCTAATTAATCGGACTCTAAATGAGCGAAAAAACATGACAAAAAAACATCGCAAAAATTGCAAATtgtcttaa